A section of the Paenibacillus yonginensis genome encodes:
- the ltrA gene encoding group II intron reverse transcriptase/maturase, with protein sequence MKVTETGAKGSQLLTEDSLQKNSAEHEGYAGVHSPARITETDDTNATESKDRLLEKIVSRDNLNEAFKRVKANKGSHGIDGMGVDELLQYLRDNGETIKQLILGGKYRPNPVRRVEIPKENGKKRNLGIPTVVDRVIQQAIAQVLTPIYERQFSDNSYGFRPKRSAHHAMKRSQQYVQEGYRYVVDMDLEKYFDTVNQSKLIEVLSRTIKDGRVISLIHKYLRAGVVVKHKFEDTEIGVPQGGNLSPILSNIMLNELDKELEARGHRFVRYADDMLIFCRSRRSAERTLTKILPYIEKKLFLKVNREKTIVDDATKVKFLGFSFYQSKGETRVRIHPKSVSKMKAKVKELTSRSNGMGNTDRALKLRRYIMGWVNYFKLADMKQLLQTTDKWMRRRIRMVFWKQWKRVRTKLERLISLGIHEQKAWEYANTRKGYWRISNSPILSKSLGNNRLKNLGFLFFSDYYRQVTAHS encoded by the coding sequence ATGAAAGTTACCGAAACAGGAGCCAAGGGCAGCCAACTTCTAACGGAAGACTCTTTGCAAAAGAATAGTGCGGAACACGAAGGATATGCGGGAGTGCACAGTCCTGCGAGGATAACCGAAACCGACGACACCAACGCAACCGAGTCGAAGGACCGGTTGCTTGAGAAAATCGTTAGCAGGGACAACTTGAACGAAGCATTCAAGAGAGTCAAAGCGAACAAGGGATCGCACGGAATCGACGGGATGGGAGTAGATGAACTTCTACAATATCTCAGAGACAACGGCGAGACCATCAAGCAACTGATCTTGGGCGGCAAGTACCGCCCGAATCCCGTTCGAAGGGTAGAGATTCCCAAAGAGAACGGAAAGAAGAGAAACCTTGGCATCCCAACAGTGGTTGACCGAGTCATCCAGCAGGCAATCGCCCAAGTGCTTACGCCAATTTATGAGAGGCAGTTTTCAGACAACAGCTACGGATTCCGACCCAAACGGAGCGCACACCACGCGATGAAACGAAGCCAACAATACGTGCAAGAGGGATATCGTTACGTGGTGGATATGGACTTGGAGAAATACTTTGACACCGTCAACCAAAGCAAGCTTATCGAGGTGCTTTCAAGAACGATCAAAGACGGACGAGTGATCTCGCTCATCCATAAGTATCTCCGGGCGGGAGTCGTCGTGAAGCATAAGTTTGAGGACACGGAAATCGGCGTACCGCAGGGAGGGAACCTAAGTCCGATTCTCAGCAATATCATGCTGAATGAATTGGACAAGGAACTGGAAGCAAGAGGACATCGATTCGTGCGATACGCAGACGATATGCTCATATTCTGCCGGAGCAGGAGGAGTGCGGAGCGTACCCTGACGAAAATTCTCCCTTACATCGAGAAGAAGTTGTTTCTCAAGGTAAACCGGGAGAAAACGATTGTGGACGATGCGACAAAAGTTAAATTTCTTGGCTTCTCATTCTACCAGAGCAAAGGGGAAACGCGGGTCAGAATCCATCCCAAATCCGTATCCAAGATGAAAGCTAAAGTGAAAGAGCTAACGTCGAGAAGCAACGGAATGGGCAACACCGACCGGGCGCTGAAGCTTAGGCGTTACATCATGGGATGGGTAAATTATTTCAAGCTTGCTGACATGAAACAACTACTCCAAACCACTGATAAATGGATGAGAAGGCGTATCCGAATGGTCTTCTGGAAGCAATGGAAACGAGTGAGGACGAAACTCGAAAGGCTTATATCGCTCGGAATTCATGAACAGAAGGCGTGGGAATACGCAAACACAAGAAAGGGCTATTGGAGAATCTCCAATAGCCCAATCCTCTCGAAGTCCCTCGGTAACAATAGGCTGAAGAACCTCGGATTCCTTTTCTTTTCTGATTATTATCGACAAGTTACTGCGCATTCCTAA
- a CDS encoding methyl-accepting chemotaxis protein, producing the protein MFSMKTISRKLMVTFTLIIVLSSLLFSLSFYYVSMKIIDENVLPQFDKVLRTSAQDTYKNLNDSQARQVKGGSENSVYTLQTYFDKKIQEFNLETAYLVQVQDNQATVLVADSHSEMKPKEQIEVQPAMKQAVSSGNAQLSDLYNDKFGTHKTAYVALSGSDLVVAVGIDAGFVTEKRHQIAWICIGLSVFVIAACLVAAYLISRSISIPLRRLSSVTRKMAEGDFREEITVKGKDEIAQLAGSFKTMTESLKAMFASVFAASEQVASDSSEMARRIDNMKSMMEKSGESSKEIRSGSEMIFQAASENARAMEEISQGVQYIASSSAEVSERMSQASSEADSGNRLAQEAVNQMNMIEGAAAESLSLMKQMNARSETITTIANTINEITKQIQILALNAAIEASRAGEHGRGFAVVASEVRSLAEQSSNAVKEIGESLEQIRLDTGNSVLAMNQVNRQIQSGAGKVREAGQAFQQLDQWIQSINMTMQNISSSTQQISAGTEEVTASVEESASISSASLENIKQISAAAESQQEEMNSFFSRISHLSRQADKLREAVKQFKV; encoded by the coding sequence ATGTTTTCAATGAAAACTATTTCCCGGAAACTCATGGTCACATTTACACTCATCATTGTCCTGTCATCACTTCTCTTCAGTTTAAGCTTTTATTATGTCTCCATGAAGATCATTGATGAAAATGTGCTGCCACAGTTCGATAAAGTGCTTCGGACTAGCGCTCAGGACACCTACAAGAACCTGAATGATTCTCAGGCTCGCCAGGTCAAGGGGGGAAGCGAAAATTCCGTTTACACCCTTCAGACGTATTTCGACAAAAAGATCCAGGAATTTAATCTGGAGACCGCTTATCTCGTTCAGGTTCAGGATAATCAGGCAACGGTATTGGTTGCAGACAGCCATTCGGAAATGAAACCCAAAGAACAAATCGAAGTACAGCCAGCGATGAAGCAGGCCGTGTCCAGCGGCAATGCCCAGCTCAGCGATTTGTACAACGATAAATTTGGTACGCACAAAACCGCTTATGTCGCTTTATCCGGTTCCGACCTTGTAGTTGCCGTAGGCATTGACGCCGGCTTCGTCACCGAAAAAAGGCATCAGATCGCTTGGATCTGCATCGGTTTGTCCGTCTTCGTCATCGCGGCCTGCCTGGTTGCAGCTTATTTAATCAGCCGCAGCATTTCGATTCCGCTTCGCCGCTTGTCCAGCGTGACCCGCAAAATGGCGGAGGGCGATTTCCGGGAGGAAATCACCGTAAAGGGCAAAGACGAAATCGCCCAGCTCGCCGGCAGCTTCAAAACGATGACAGAAAGCCTGAAAGCGATGTTTGCCAGCGTGTTTGCCGCCTCGGAGCAGGTTGCTTCTGACAGCTCGGAAATGGCCCGCCGGATCGATAATATGAAATCTATGATGGAGAAGTCCGGCGAATCAAGCAAGGAAATCCGCAGCGGCAGTGAAATGATCTTCCAGGCGGCCTCTGAGAATGCACGGGCAATGGAAGAGATTTCGCAAGGTGTCCAATACATAGCTTCATCTTCAGCAGAAGTTTCTGAACGGATGAGCCAGGCATCAAGCGAAGCTGATTCCGGCAACAGGCTGGCTCAGGAAGCCGTTAACCAGATGAATATGATTGAAGGCGCAGCCGCAGAATCGCTCAGTCTTATGAAGCAAATGAATGCCCGTTCGGAAACCATCACCACTATTGCAAATACAATCAATGAAATTACAAAGCAGATTCAAATCCTGGCGCTGAACGCCGCCATTGAAGCTTCACGTGCAGGCGAACATGGCCGAGGTTTCGCCGTTGTAGCCAGCGAAGTCCGCAGCCTTGCCGAGCAATCCAGCAACGCGGTTAAAGAAATCGGCGAATCGCTGGAGCAAATCCGCCTGGATACCGGCAACTCCGTGCTCGCCATGAACCAGGTGAATAGGCAGATTCAGTCGGGAGCCGGCAAAGTGCGCGAAGCCGGACAAGCATTCCAGCAGCTTGATCAATGGATTCAGAGCATTAATATGACTATGCAAAACATTTCCTCGTCCACCCAGCAAATTTCGGCAGGGACGGAGGAAGTTACGGCTTCCGTTGAAGAAAGTGCCTCCATCTCTTCGGCAAGTCTGGAGAATATCAAGCAGATCAGCGCTGCCGCCGAATCGCAGCAGGAAGAAATGAACTCCTTCTTCAGCAGAATCAGCCATTTGAGCCGGCAGGCCGACAAGCTGAGAGAAGCCGTTAAACAATTCAAAGTTTAA
- a CDS encoding queuosine precursor transporter, whose amino-acid sequence MFNLYWGILFVLVNFVCFVLCYRLFGKKGLYAWIGIATVIANIQVTKTIEIFGVALTLGNTMYVSVYMTSDLLNEKYGRAEARKGVWFGFFTLLVTTLFMQMALKFQPIPEAEAVQQSLETVFGLLPQLAAGSLTAYFVSQLLDVRLYAWIRHFFPKPHQLWIRNNGSTMISSFIDTLIFCTIAFWNYDFPIWFEILLTTYVIKFILTAAGTPFMYIARSFHKQEETSEAARN is encoded by the coding sequence ATGTTTAATTTGTATTGGGGGATACTGTTTGTCCTGGTCAACTTTGTTTGTTTCGTGCTGTGCTACCGTTTATTCGGCAAAAAAGGGCTTTATGCCTGGATCGGCATCGCAACGGTTATCGCTAATATTCAAGTGACCAAAACGATTGAAATTTTTGGCGTTGCGCTTACGCTGGGCAATACGATGTACGTCAGCGTATATATGACCAGCGATTTGCTGAATGAGAAATACGGCCGCGCCGAAGCCCGCAAAGGCGTCTGGTTTGGTTTCTTCACCCTGCTGGTCACTACGCTGTTCATGCAGATGGCGCTTAAATTTCAGCCGATTCCGGAAGCCGAAGCCGTGCAGCAATCGCTTGAAACGGTCTTTGGCCTGCTTCCACAGCTGGCCGCAGGCAGCCTGACCGCTTATTTTGTCAGTCAGCTGCTGGATGTCCGGCTGTACGCCTGGATCCGGCACTTTTTCCCAAAACCGCATCAGCTGTGGATCAGAAACAACGGAAGTACGATGATCAGCTCGTTTATAGACACGCTTATTTTCTGTACTATCGCTTTCTGGAATTATGACTTTCCGATCTGGTTCGAGATTCTTCTTACGACTTATGTCATTAAATTCATCCTGACGGCGGCAGGCACTCCCTTTATGTATATCGCCCGCAGCTTTCATAAGCAAGAAGAAACGTCTGAAGCTGCGCGGAACTAA
- a CDS encoding M24 family metallopeptidase, which produces MNEKWSQLDRHMSQAGIDTLLITDPKHVYYLTGFASNPHERFLGAVYKRGDEPFLVVPALDEAAARAASDVDQIMTHTDTDNPYALLKQALKGHPGIIGLEKNNLSVTRYEALQAELQFAEARDIGDWLQSMRVIKSAEEVHKLQHAVHLIEEVLKQGLTKVQIGMTETELVAEIEFLMRKAGAEGPSFDTMVLSGEKTALPHGVPGTRKIQAGDLLMFDMGVYAAGYASDITRTFAVGELSDELTRMYNTVLAANEAAIAAIKPGVTFGSIDQAARDVIAEAGYGPYFLHRLGHGLGIDVHEYPSVHGDNQDLLQAGNVFTVEPGIYLPGKGGVRIEDDVLVTEQGVSVLTSYPKELTVIG; this is translated from the coding sequence ATGAATGAAAAATGGTCCCAGTTGGATCGGCACATGTCCCAAGCGGGCATAGACACCTTGCTGATCACCGATCCCAAACATGTTTATTATTTAACCGGCTTCGCCAGCAATCCGCATGAACGTTTTCTTGGCGCCGTCTACAAACGCGGCGACGAGCCTTTTCTGGTTGTGCCTGCGCTTGACGAAGCGGCTGCACGGGCAGCCAGCGATGTGGATCAGATCATGACCCATACGGATACCGATAATCCTTACGCCCTGCTCAAGCAGGCGCTGAAAGGCCACCCAGGCATCATTGGGCTTGAGAAAAACAATCTTTCCGTGACGCGGTACGAAGCTCTCCAGGCAGAACTTCAGTTCGCCGAAGCTCGTGATATCGGCGATTGGCTTCAGAGCATGCGCGTTATCAAATCGGCCGAAGAGGTACATAAGCTGCAGCATGCCGTCCATTTGATTGAAGAGGTGCTGAAGCAAGGGTTAACCAAAGTGCAGATCGGGATGACGGAGACCGAACTGGTTGCCGAAATCGAATTCCTGATGCGCAAAGCTGGCGCCGAAGGTCCTTCCTTCGATACGATGGTGCTGTCCGGCGAGAAAACCGCTCTGCCGCACGGCGTACCGGGAACACGCAAGATACAGGCGGGCGACCTGCTTATGTTCGACATGGGGGTTTACGCTGCCGGTTATGCATCCGATATTACCCGGACCTTTGCCGTAGGCGAATTGTCCGATGAGTTGACCCGCATGTACAATACCGTACTTGCCGCCAACGAAGCAGCTATTGCCGCGATCAAGCCGGGAGTCACCTTCGGCAGCATTGATCAAGCCGCACGGGACGTAATTGCGGAAGCGGGCTACGGCCCTTATTTCCTGCACCGGCTTGGACACGGCCTAGGCATAGATGTCCATGAATATCCGTCGGTACATGGGGACAATCAGGACCTGCTGCAGGCAGGCAATGTCTTTACGGTTGAACCCGGCATCTATCTGCCTGGCAAAGGCGGAGTACGGATTGAAGACGACGTGCTTGTTACTGAACAAGGCGTCAGCGTATTAACCTCTTATCCGAAGGAATTAACCGTGATCGGTTAA
- a CDS encoding 2-hydroxyacid dehydrogenase yields MKPHVYVACRIPSETESYLAQHVQYRKWEGPGAVPYEVLLEELAEVDGLLTSGNKIGPELLSRAPKLKAVSTMSVGYNHFDLEEMKERGIIGTHTPGVLDDTVADLILSLMLAVSRRVPELDAYVKQGRWSKGDNEELFGLDMHHKTLGIIGMGRIGEAVAQRAHFGFGMDVLYYNRHRKPEAEQKYSAKYAEMEELLRHSDFVVLMTPLTPQTRHLFGRKEFEQMKPTGIFINASRGPVVDEEALTEALQQGEIFGAGLDVFEREPVQADHPLLTLRNVVTLPHIGSATAQTRDDMARLAAENLVSALLGAPQNVVPELRK; encoded by the coding sequence ATGAAACCACACGTATACGTTGCCTGCCGGATTCCCTCCGAAACGGAGAGCTACCTGGCCCAGCACGTCCAATACCGGAAATGGGAAGGCCCTGGCGCCGTTCCGTATGAGGTTCTGCTTGAAGAACTAGCGGAAGTGGACGGACTGCTGACCTCAGGCAACAAGATCGGTCCGGAGCTGCTCAGCCGCGCCCCTAAATTGAAAGCCGTCAGCACGATGAGTGTAGGCTATAACCATTTTGACCTGGAGGAGATGAAGGAGCGGGGAATTATAGGCACCCATACGCCGGGGGTGCTGGACGATACCGTAGCCGATCTGATTTTGTCGCTGATGCTGGCCGTTTCCCGCCGCGTGCCCGAGTTAGATGCATACGTCAAACAGGGACGCTGGAGCAAAGGGGATAATGAAGAGCTGTTCGGTCTGGATATGCACCATAAAACGTTAGGCATCATCGGCATGGGACGTATCGGTGAAGCTGTTGCGCAGCGGGCCCACTTTGGTTTCGGCATGGATGTCCTCTATTACAACCGTCACCGCAAGCCGGAAGCGGAGCAAAAATACAGCGCCAAATATGCCGAGATGGAGGAGCTTCTTCGCCATTCCGATTTTGTGGTGCTGATGACGCCGCTTACGCCGCAAACCCGTCATCTGTTTGGACGGAAGGAGTTTGAGCAGATGAAGCCTACGGGCATTTTTATCAATGCCTCCCGGGGACCGGTTGTCGATGAGGAAGCCTTAACAGAGGCGCTTCAGCAGGGGGAAATTTTCGGCGCCGGGCTTGATGTGTTTGAACGGGAGCCGGTTCAGGCCGATCATCCCCTGCTCACCCTGCGCAATGTGGTTACTCTGCCGCATATCGGATCGGCAACAGCCCAAACTCGGGACGATATGGCCCGGCTGGCGGCGGAGAATCTGGTCTCCGCTCTGCTGGGCGCTCCGCAAAATGTGGTTCCCGAACTCCGGAAATAA
- a CDS encoding MarR family winged helix-turn-helix transcriptional regulator, which translates to MNKNQLTEEEMNIWYMWKGSFKNIFDRVIKDLSEHTGLSEGDFGILDRLDLLGGGKLRQQELADSMDWTKSRLSHHLTRMEQRGLVLRKPLDSDRGVQVMISPAGQSALEDARPVAAKAIREHFLSRLTDQDIQWIAKLADRTNTAPSVSGKISPP; encoded by the coding sequence ATGAATAAGAACCAGTTAACCGAAGAAGAAATGAATATATGGTATATGTGGAAAGGTTCCTTTAAGAACATCTTCGACCGCGTAATCAAAGACCTGTCCGAGCATACCGGCTTGTCGGAAGGTGACTTTGGGATTTTGGACCGTCTGGACCTTCTGGGCGGCGGTAAACTCCGCCAGCAGGAATTGGCCGACTCCATGGATTGGACGAAGAGCCGGTTGTCCCACCATCTGACAAGGATGGAGCAGCGCGGACTTGTTTTGAGGAAACCTTTGGACTCCGACCGCGGCGTTCAGGTAATGATTTCTCCCGCCGGGCAATCCGCGCTTGAGGATGCACGTCCCGTAGCCGCCAAGGCTATTCGCGAACATTTTCTCAGCCGACTGACCGACCAGGACATTCAATGGATTGCCAAGCTGGCGGACCGAACAAATACAGCCCCTTCCGTTTCCGGGAAAATATCCCCGCCTTGA
- a CDS encoding alpha/beta hydrolase family protein — protein MNKLINKAQNIPVTAPVPVISISPVSLPSPGRAVELQVRVSAPITGRDLPVILLSHGHGYSNHLSSLNGYGPLANFWAAHGFVVIQPTHLDSKTLGLATDGPEGPLFWRSRAEDMKRILDHLDMIEDFVPGLKGRMDRNRIAAAGHSMGGHTISLLLGARLTDPADGTEVDLSDKRIKAGVLLAAPGRGGEDLSAFAAEHYSFFLTMSFAEMRTPALVVAGDKDVSSHLTVRGADWHADPYFLSEGPKCLLTLFGAEHGLGGVAGYDAAETTDENPDRVAAVQRLTWAYLRSSLYSEDPAWSEACKALMDTPDPLGRVEGK, from the coding sequence ATGAACAAACTGATAAATAAAGCCCAAAACATCCCTGTAACTGCGCCTGTCCCTGTTATCTCCATCAGTCCGGTATCCCTGCCGTCACCTGGGCGTGCCGTAGAGCTTCAAGTCCGGGTCTCCGCTCCCATAACCGGTCGCGATCTGCCCGTCATCCTTCTCTCGCACGGGCATGGATATTCGAATCACCTTTCTTCGTTAAATGGTTACGGCCCGCTCGCCAATTTCTGGGCCGCGCACGGCTTTGTCGTTATCCAGCCCACCCATCTGGACTCCAAGACATTGGGTCTTGCTACTGACGGCCCTGAGGGGCCTTTGTTCTGGCGGTCACGCGCAGAGGACATGAAGCGGATATTGGACCATTTGGACATGATTGAGGATTTCGTTCCCGGGCTGAAGGGACGTATGGACCGGAACCGGATCGCTGCAGCCGGTCATTCCATGGGGGGGCACACAATAAGCCTGCTGCTTGGTGCCCGTCTTACGGATCCTGCAGACGGAACGGAAGTCGATTTGTCCGATAAACGGATTAAGGCCGGCGTGCTGCTTGCTGCTCCCGGAAGGGGCGGGGAGGATCTCAGCGCGTTTGCGGCTGAACATTATTCCTTTTTTCTAACCATGAGTTTTGCCGAGATGCGGACGCCGGCTCTTGTGGTGGCGGGGGATAAGGACGTATCCTCCCATCTGACAGTCAGGGGAGCAGACTGGCATGCCGACCCGTATTTTCTGAGTGAGGGTCCGAAGTGCCTGCTTACCTTGTTTGGTGCGGAGCATGGACTTGGCGGCGTAGCCGGATATGATGCGGCCGAAACGACAGACGAGAACCCTGATCGAGTAGCGGCGGTGCAGCGTCTGACCTGGGCCTATCTCCGATCTTCGCTTTACTCGGAGGACCCAGCCTGGTCCGAGGCTTGTAAAGCTTTAATGGACACCCCGGACCCCCTTGGCCGAGTCGAAGGCAAATGA
- a CDS encoding alpha/beta hydrolase family protein gives MNNSENWNNNELTPAPILSVKPVTLPVPGRGEDLQVRVSAPAAGQDLPILIFSHGYGWSLEGYAPLADFWAAHGFVVIQPTHLDSRSLNLPPEDPRTPHIWRIRVEDLRQILDQLDLVEASLPGLSGRLDRTRIAVAGHSWGGQTASMLLGARVLDESGKPGEDWSDPRIKAGVLLATTGLGGADLTPFAAEHFPFMNPSFADMTTPALIVAGDQDQSLLSNRGPDWFTDPYVMSPGSKSLLTLFGAEHSLGGIPGYTVTETTDENPERVALIQQMTLAYLRDALGLDDWSWPAACSALEEEKPHLGRVESKAGR, from the coding sequence GTGAACAATAGCGAAAACTGGAATAACAATGAATTAACGCCAGCCCCTATCCTGTCAGTGAAGCCTGTAACCCTGCCGGTACCCGGTCGGGGGGAGGACCTGCAGGTAAGGGTCTCAGCGCCGGCAGCAGGACAAGATCTGCCTATTCTCATTTTCTCGCATGGTTACGGCTGGTCGCTGGAGGGTTATGCACCGTTAGCCGATTTCTGGGCTGCTCACGGGTTTGTTGTGATTCAACCCACCCATCTGGACTCCAGATCGCTGAATCTGCCGCCTGAGGATCCCCGTACGCCACACATTTGGCGTATCCGCGTTGAAGACCTCCGGCAGATTTTAGATCAGCTCGATCTCGTCGAAGCTTCGCTTCCTGGCCTAAGCGGACGACTTGACCGAACCCGCATTGCGGTGGCCGGACACTCCTGGGGCGGACAGACGGCAAGTATGCTTCTCGGCGCAAGGGTTTTGGATGAGAGCGGCAAACCGGGGGAGGATTGGTCTGATCCGCGGATCAAAGCAGGGGTGCTGCTCGCCACGACCGGCCTGGGCGGTGCTGACTTAACTCCTTTTGCGGCTGAACATTTTCCCTTTATGAACCCGAGTTTTGCAGACATGACCACGCCGGCTCTAATTGTGGCGGGTGACCAGGATCAATCGTTATTGTCCAACCGGGGACCGGACTGGTTTACGGATCCGTATGTGATGAGCCCCGGCAGCAAAAGTCTGCTTACGCTGTTTGGAGCGGAACATTCGCTTGGCGGCATTCCCGGATACACCGTTACGGAAACGACAGACGAGAACCCCGAACGGGTCGCGCTGATTCAGCAAATGACGTTGGCTTACCTCCGCGATGCCCTAGGCCTGGACGACTGGAGCTGGCCGGCGGCTTGCTCAGCGCTGGAGGAGGAAAAGCCTCATTTGGGGCGTGTAGAGTCCAAAGCAGGACGCTGA
- the queF gene encoding preQ(1) synthase: MSGRQQEEMQDLTLLGNQGTKYPFNYAPEVLESFDNKHPYRDYFVKFNCPEFTSLCPITGQPDFATIYISYIPDVKMVESKSLKLYLFSFRNHGDFHEDCVNIIMNDLIKLMDPRYIEVWGKFTPRGGISIDPYCNYGKPGTKYEQLAEQRLFNHDLYPEKVDNR, translated from the coding sequence ATGAGCGGAAGACAACAAGAGGAAATGCAGGACCTGACCCTGCTCGGCAACCAGGGCACCAAATACCCATTCAACTACGCCCCTGAAGTGCTTGAAAGCTTTGACAATAAACATCCTTACCGGGATTATTTCGTTAAATTCAACTGCCCGGAGTTCACGAGCCTGTGCCCGATTACCGGCCAGCCGGATTTTGCGACCATCTATATCAGCTATATCCCCGACGTCAAAATGGTCGAAAGCAAATCGCTGAAGCTGTACCTGTTCAGCTTCCGCAATCATGGAGACTTCCACGAGGACTGCGTGAACATCATCATGAACGACCTGATCAAACTGATGGATCCCCGGTACATTGAGGTATGGGGTAAATTTACACCGCGCGGCGGCATCTCCATCGACCCTTACTGCAATTACGGCAAGCCGGGCACTAAATACGAGCAGCTCGCTGAGCAGCGTCTCTTTAACCACGACCTGTATCCGGAGAAAGTGGATAACCGGTAA
- the queE gene encoding 7-carboxy-7-deazaguanine synthase QueE: MVIGQKTMFVRTAGCDYRCSWCDSAFTWDGSAKDQIQRLSAEDIWQRLIELGGDRFSHVTLSGGNPALLPQLGSLVALLREKGISMAVETQGSRWQDWLDDIDEVTLSPKPPSSGMETNFDMLDDIVARLARRPRPFDYSLKVVVFDDQDLDYAIRVHQRYPQAQFYVQVGNPDTVRMDVQEHALFLLQRYEELVEKVMTKPELNRVRVLPQLHALIWGNKRGV, from the coding sequence ATGGTCATCGGTCAAAAAACAATGTTCGTACGCACGGCCGGCTGCGATTACCGCTGCAGCTGGTGCGATTCAGCTTTCACCTGGGACGGCAGCGCCAAAGATCAAATCCAGCGCCTCAGCGCGGAAGACATCTGGCAGCGTTTGATCGAGCTGGGCGGCGACCGCTTCTCCCATGTCACTCTGTCGGGCGGCAATCCCGCCCTGCTTCCGCAGCTCGGCAGCCTGGTCGCTTTGCTGCGGGAGAAAGGCATCTCCATGGCCGTGGAGACGCAGGGTTCCCGCTGGCAGGACTGGCTGGACGACATTGACGAGGTGACGTTGTCCCCCAAACCGCCAAGCTCTGGCATGGAGACCAACTTCGACATGCTGGACGACATTGTAGCGAGACTTGCCCGGCGTCCGCGCCCTTTTGATTACAGCCTGAAGGTAGTCGTATTCGATGATCAGGATCTGGACTATGCGATCCGCGTTCATCAGCGGTATCCGCAGGCCCAGTTCTATGTGCAGGTCGGCAATCCGGACACGGTCCGCATGGACGTTCAGGAGCATGCTTTGTTCCTGCTTCAGCGTTATGAAGAGCTGGTGGAGAAGGTCATGACCAAACCGGAACTGAACCGGGTCCGGGTCCTCCCTCAGCTGCATGCCCTCATTTGGGGCAATAAACGGGGAGTCTAA
- the queD gene encoding 6-carboxytetrahydropterin synthase QueD, producing MSQVNQSRRTAGEFRIVESLQQFGRDITKDQLRYHNRRVLVSKEFTFDAAHHLHAYEGKCKNLHGHTYIVVFGISGLPDETGITVDFGVIKEIWKNEIEGYLDHRYLNETLPPMNTTAENMVVWLYEQMEQALEQANAEGRMIEARTEFVRLFETPTSFAEIRREWMQA from the coding sequence ATGAGCCAGGTAAATCAGTCCAGGCGCACAGCCGGAGAGTTCCGCATCGTAGAATCCTTACAGCAGTTTGGCCGGGACATTACCAAAGACCAGCTGCGTTACCATAACCGGAGAGTGCTGGTCAGCAAAGAATTCACCTTCGATGCGGCACACCACCTCCATGCCTACGAAGGCAAATGCAAAAACCTGCACGGCCACACCTATATCGTCGTATTCGGAATCAGCGGGCTGCCGGATGAAACCGGCATTACCGTCGACTTCGGCGTCATTAAAGAGATCTGGAAAAATGAAATCGAAGGTTATCTGGATCACCGCTACCTCAACGAAACCCTGCCGCCTATGAATACAACCGCTGAAAACATGGTCGTCTGGCTGTATGAACAAATGGAGCAGGCTTTGGAACAAGCTAACGCTGAGGGCCGAATGATCGAAGCACGGACAGAATTTGTCCGTTTGTTCGAAACGCCTACCAGCTTTGCAGAGATCAGACGGGAGTGGATGCAGGCATGA